In Kiritimatiellia bacterium, the following proteins share a genomic window:
- a CDS encoding TrkA family potassium uptake protein translates to MKRIGIVGAGRFGASLAHSLAELGVEVLVLDRRRDVVDRMAGVAAKAMEGDAAEEGTLDAAGFRDCDIAVVAVGSDMDCSVLATLMLKEMKIPCVIAKAADDIQGKVLQKVGADRIVFPDRDMAARLARSLVSPSVLEYVEVAEGISVLEIAAPMVFVGKTLGELKIRKNYGVTVLVLRRAERSEGKQETIVSPDADDTVELGDTIVIFGLDEKLRHMEQELA, encoded by the coding sequence ATGAAAAGAATCGGCATTGTCGGCGCCGGCAGGTTCGGCGCCAGTCTCGCGCATTCGCTCGCGGAGCTGGGGGTGGAGGTGCTTGTGCTTGATCGCCGGCGCGATGTGGTTGACCGCATGGCCGGCGTCGCGGCCAAGGCCATGGAGGGCGACGCGGCCGAGGAAGGCACGCTGGATGCGGCCGGCTTCCGGGATTGCGATATCGCGGTCGTGGCGGTGGGCTCTGATATGGATTGCAGCGTGCTGGCCACGCTCATGCTCAAGGAGATGAAAATTCCCTGCGTGATCGCCAAGGCCGCCGATGATATTCAGGGCAAGGTGCTCCAGAAAGTCGGCGCGGACCGGATTGTTTTTCCCGACCGCGACATGGCCGCCCGCCTTGCGCGTTCGCTGGTCTCGCCCTCCGTTCTGGAATACGTGGAAGTGGCGGAAGGAATCAGCGTGCTTGAAATCGCCGCGCCCATGGTTTTCGTCGGCAAGACCCTGGGCGAACTGAAGATCAGGAAGAATTACGGCGTGACCGTCCTGGTTCTCCGCCGGGCCGAGCGTTCGGAGGGCAAACAAGAGACGATCGTCAGCCCGGACGCGGATGACACCGTGGAGCTGGGCGACACCATTGTCATTTTCGGGCTGGATGAAAAATTGCGCCACATGGAACAGGAATTGGCCTGA
- a CDS encoding potassium transporter TrkG: MLPCAGRPGREIDWLTAVFTATSAMCVTGHTVVDTGSYFSHFGQLVILALVQIGGLGFMTMAMAFLIIAGRRLSLRSETALTFSMGLQDVRQIKDFLVRTVLLALGIELIAAVIIALCLMARHGLPADRAFYHGVFHAVSAFCNAGFSLYPDNLVGWRNDLIALFPVMILIVLGNIGFLVLSELYHHWRGLERGRKALSLHSRIVLAGSFILILAGWAGYTAFEWGNIFAPLPDRIDKLICALFQSVSARTAGFNTVEFAPAHPATKFMTIVFMFIGGAPGSAAGGIKVTTMAVLIFTALAMVRNRRNITILGRTISAGVVGMALSVFLMGLIFILGLFGLLLITEEGSLAAGRFTFEDLLFDAVSAFGTVGLSTGIMPLLTAAGKLIMVAGMFVGRVGPLTLALFIGMKEERELVRYPEEDVIIG; this comes from the coding sequence ATGTTGCCGTGTGCGGGCCGGCCGGGCCGGGAGATTGACTGGCTTACGGCCGTTTTTACGGCCACGAGCGCCATGTGTGTGACGGGCCACACCGTCGTTGACACCGGCTCGTACTTTTCGCATTTCGGACAGTTGGTTATACTGGCGCTGGTTCAGATTGGCGGTCTGGGATTTATGACCATGGCCATGGCTTTTCTGATTATTGCCGGCCGGCGGCTCAGCCTGCGGAGCGAAACCGCGCTCACTTTCTCCATGGGGCTGCAGGACGTCCGCCAGATCAAGGATTTCCTGGTAAGAACGGTTTTGCTGGCTTTGGGCATTGAGCTGATTGCGGCGGTTATTATTGCCCTGTGTTTGATGGCGCGGCACGGTCTTCCGGCCGACCGGGCTTTTTACCACGGCGTGTTTCATGCCGTCAGCGCTTTTTGCAACGCGGGGTTCAGTCTTTATCCCGACAATTTAGTCGGCTGGAGAAACGATCTGATCGCGCTTTTCCCCGTCATGATTCTGATCGTGCTCGGCAACATCGGTTTTTTGGTCCTGAGCGAGCTTTATCACCATTGGCGCGGTTTGGAACGCGGCCGCAAGGCCTTATCGCTTCACAGCCGGATAGTATTGGCCGGCTCGTTTATCCTTATTCTGGCCGGCTGGGCTGGTTACACGGCGTTTGAATGGGGCAATATCTTCGCGCCGTTGCCGGATCGGATTGACAAACTGATTTGCGCTTTGTTTCAGTCGGTCTCCGCGCGGACGGCCGGGTTCAACACGGTTGAATTTGCGCCGGCGCATCCGGCGACAAAATTCATGACGATAGTGTTCATGTTTATCGGCGGGGCGCCCGGTTCGGCCGCCGGCGGCATCAAAGTGACCACGATGGCGGTGCTGATATTTACGGCCCTGGCCATGGTCCGCAACCGGCGCAATATCACCATCCTTGGCCGGACAATTTCGGCCGGCGTGGTGGGAATGGCGCTTTCGGTTTTCCTTATGGGGCTTATTTTTATACTCGGCCTTTTCGGCTTGCTATTGATCACCGAGGAGGGCAGTCTGGCCGCCGGCCGATTCACGTTTGAAGATTTGCTGTTTGACGCCGTTTCCGCTTTCGGCACGGTGGGGCTTTCCACCGGCATTATGCCCCTTTTGACCGCCGCCGGCAAATTGATCATGGTCGCCGGCATGTTTGTCGGCCGGGTGGGGCCGTTGACGCTGGCGCTTTTTATCGGCATGAAAGAGGAGCGGGAATTGGTAAGGTACCCTGAAGAGGACGTTATTATCGGCTAG
- a CDS encoding isochorismatase family protein: MFSRENALLLVIDVQERLLPRIHDASCLVGNVLTLAECCKILNLPILVTEQYPEGIGPTAAALAPALDQRPKISKRTFSCCGETAFMEALAATGRSQVLIAGIETHVCVFQTASDLVQNGCAVQVAADATGSRTPANRQIGLNRMEKLGIEITSVESALFELLKTSDCPEFKQILRLIK; the protein is encoded by the coding sequence GTGTTCTCACGCGAAAACGCGCTTTTGCTGGTCATTGACGTACAGGAACGGCTGCTGCCCCGGATTCACGATGCATCCTGCCTGGTCGGCAACGTCCTCACGCTGGCCGAATGCTGTAAAATCCTTAATTTGCCGATTCTCGTCACCGAACAATACCCGGAAGGCATCGGCCCGACGGCGGCCGCCTTGGCGCCGGCGCTGGACCAGCGCCCGAAAATCTCCAAGCGGACCTTCAGTTGCTGCGGTGAAACCGCTTTCATGGAGGCTCTGGCGGCAACCGGACGCAGCCAGGTTCTGATAGCCGGCATTGAAACCCATGTCTGCGTTTTTCAGACGGCCTCCGACCTTGTTCAAAACGGCTGCGCCGTTCAAGTGGCCGCGGACGCAACCGGATCGCGGACGCCAGCCAACAGGCAAATCGGCCTGAATCGCATGGAAAAGCTCGGGATAGAAATAACGAGCGTGGAAAGCGCCCTTTTTGAACTGCTGAAAACATCGGATTGCCCGGAATTCAAACAGATTCTGCGGCTTATTAAATGA
- a CDS encoding RNA methyltransferase — MQLLENIRIVLCRPIYGGNIGAVCRAMANMGLSDLTLAGAKNINWNDARKMACAAQEILANRRETDALEDAVGDCGLVAGATVRPGLYRQHAITPRECAPQILEAARGGKIALVFGPEDNGLDNIELALCNRLIQIPSAENYRSLNISHAVMVCAYELFIASGIFEPGSEKSPPADTRTKEHMFRMWEKTLLQIGFMEPDKTHHMMLGVRRIFSRGNLSGDDVRILMGIARQTLWCAGQRPAAGEDK, encoded by the coding sequence ATGCAGCTCCTTGAAAATATCCGCATTGTGCTCTGCCGCCCCATCTACGGGGGCAATATCGGCGCGGTTTGCCGGGCCATGGCCAACATGGGTCTTTCCGACCTCACCCTGGCCGGCGCAAAAAATATCAACTGGAACGACGCGCGTAAAATGGCCTGCGCCGCCCAGGAAATTCTAGCAAACCGCCGCGAAACCGACGCGCTTGAGGATGCGGTCGGCGATTGCGGCCTGGTGGCCGGCGCAACCGTCCGGCCCGGGCTTTACCGCCAACACGCGATAACCCCCCGCGAATGCGCTCCGCAAATCCTGGAGGCGGCCCGCGGCGGCAAAATCGCCCTCGTTTTCGGCCCGGAAGACAACGGCCTGGATAACATTGAACTGGCGCTGTGCAACCGCCTGATTCAAATCCCGTCCGCTGAAAATTACCGCTCCCTGAACATCTCGCACGCCGTCATGGTCTGCGCTTATGAACTTTTCATCGCCTCTGGTATTTTTGAGCCGGGCAGCGAAAAATCCCCGCCGGCCGACACGCGCACCAAGGAACACATGTTCCGGATGTGGGAAAAAACGCTCCTGCAAATCGGTTTCATGGAACCGGACAAGACCCATCACATGATGCTGGGAGTGCGCCGCATTTTTTCGCGGGGCAACCTCAGCGGGGACGACGTCCGGATACTGATGGGCATCGCGCGCCAGACGTTATGGTGCGCCGGACAACGGCCGGCGGCCGGGGAAGACAAATAA
- the nadD gene encoding nicotinate-nucleotide adenylyltransferase: MQRRIGIFGGTFNPVHLGHLILAQDALEVFDLERILFVPCNLPPHKDAARLVSSSHRAAMLERALEDNPDFEVCDLEIRMGGTNYSIDTVRRLRKACPGCELFFIIGSDSLLELHQWKEINELAKLCRFATFIRPGFEIKKTAGADLKLDPVLSRELIENIAAVHQIDISSSDIRHRIAEGMNIRYLVPGAVAVYIAEHNLYKI; this comes from the coding sequence TTGCAAAGGCGCATAGGAATTTTCGGCGGCACTTTCAATCCGGTGCATCTGGGCCACCTGATCCTGGCTCAGGACGCCCTGGAAGTTTTTGACCTTGAACGGATTCTTTTTGTGCCCTGCAACCTTCCCCCCCACAAGGACGCCGCCCGTCTTGTTTCCTCCAGCCACCGCGCGGCAATGCTGGAACGGGCGCTGGAAGACAACCCCGATTTTGAGGTCTGCGACCTGGAAATCCGCATGGGCGGAACCAATTATTCAATTGACACGGTCCGCCGCCTCCGCAAAGCCTGCCCCGGCTGCGAATTGTTTTTTATCATCGGCTCGGACAGCCTGCTGGAACTTCATCAATGGAAGGAAATCAACGAACTCGCCAAACTGTGCCGATTCGCGACTTTTATCCGCCCGGGATTTGAGATAAAAAAAACAGCCGGCGCGGACCTGAAACTTGATCCGGTCCTGAGCCGGGAACTGATTGAAAACATCGCCGCCGTCCATCAAATTGACATTTCCTCGTCCGACATACGGCACCGGATAGCCGAGGGCATGAACATTCGCTACCTGGTTCCCGGCGCGGTTGCGGTTTATATCGCCGAGCACAATCTTTACAAAATATGA
- the rsfS gene encoding ribosome silencing factor — MKKNNPAPAETKLTAVDLARLAAAAISEKQGVDIIAYDVSGVSSIADYYLVASGQNTAHLKALCNETSLVLKSRGINCWRQSGRPESGWVVADYVDFIIHFFKKDVRAYYAIDRLWENMPRLDIPLPGHPPG, encoded by the coding sequence ATGAAAAAAAACAACCCCGCCCCGGCGGAAACAAAATTAACGGCAGTTGATCTGGCGCGCCTGGCGGCCGCCGCCATTTCCGAAAAACAAGGCGTGGACATTATCGCCTACGACGTCAGCGGCGTTTCCAGCATCGCGGATTATTATCTCGTTGCGTCGGGACAGAACACGGCGCACCTCAAGGCGCTTTGCAACGAAACAAGTCTCGTTTTGAAATCAAGGGGCATCAACTGCTGGCGCCAGTCCGGACGTCCGGAAAGCGGCTGGGTGGTGGCGGATTACGTTGATTTTATCATTCATTTCTTCAAGAAAGACGTCCGCGCCTATTACGCCATTGACCGGCTCTGGGAAAACATGCCGCGTTTGGACATCCCCCTGCCCGGCCATCCGCCGGGTTAA
- a CDS encoding hemerythrin domain-containing protein yields MDKLTKILQDHRELGQSIEFFGKFLDAFIKKEMPDYLKRFQRFHAHMLAHFRLEEEGIFSFALQNGGPQEKQLARELQEDHRRILDMLAKFDNLLVSYNNQSEAKHTMDIVDIDKELFKAIYIHAQKEELQLFPALKKYAG; encoded by the coding sequence ATGGATAAACTGACAAAAATATTACAGGATCATCGCGAACTCGGACAATCAATTGAATTTTTCGGTAAATTTCTGGATGCCTTTATCAAAAAGGAAATGCCGGATTATCTCAAACGGTTCCAGAGATTTCACGCGCATATGCTCGCGCATTTTCGGCTGGAAGAGGAGGGAATCTTTTCGTTTGCGCTTCAAAATGGCGGGCCGCAGGAAAAACAATTAGCCCGGGAGCTGCAAGAGGATCATCGCCGGATATTGGATATGCTCGCAAAGTTTGACAATCTGCTGGTTTCTTATAATAACCAATCGGAGGCCAAGCACACCATGGACATAGTGGATATAGACAAGGAATTGTTTAAAGCCATATACATTCATGCCCAGAAAGAAGAGCTGCAATTATTTCCCGCCCTGAAAAAATATGCGGGCTAA
- the trpD gene encoding anthranilate phosphoribosyltransferase, whose amino-acid sequence MPDDIDIRKYLQKIIDRHDLSADETSSVFDLIMDGRLTGAQIAALISVLRMKGESADEIAGAASAMRRHAVKIDTGGLAVVDTCGTGGDGGNTFNISTTAAFVVAGAGVPVAKHGNRAVSSQCGSADVLAELGVNLEAPPEAIEECIRTIGIGFLFAPKMHPAMKHAAPVRRELGIRTIFNMLGPLTNPANARGQILGVFSAELTEPFARVLAALGSRRAFIVHGNDGLDEITVTTTTRITELNNGRISTYEFDPLPFIGEYFPAGTLAGGDPAKNAAILRCVLAGEEGPAREIVLLNAAAGIAAGGHAETIEKGYLLARKSIDEGRAQKALDAMRENLA is encoded by the coding sequence ATGCCGGACGACATTGATATCCGCAAATATCTGCAGAAAATAATTGACCGCCATGACCTGAGCGCCGATGAAACTTCATCCGTCTTTGACCTTATCATGGACGGCCGGCTGACCGGCGCGCAAATTGCCGCCTTGATTTCCGTCCTGCGCATGAAGGGCGAATCCGCGGACGAGATCGCCGGCGCGGCTTCCGCCATGCGCCGGCATGCCGTCAAAATTGACACCGGCGGACTGGCCGTCGTGGATACCTGCGGGACCGGCGGCGACGGGGGAAACACCTTCAACATATCAACAACCGCCGCCTTTGTCGTGGCCGGCGCCGGCGTGCCGGTCGCCAAACACGGCAACCGCGCCGTCTCCAGCCAGTGCGGCTCGGCCGACGTTCTGGCCGAACTGGGCGTCAACCTGGAAGCGCCGCCGGAGGCGATTGAGGAATGCATCCGCACGATCGGCATCGGGTTCCTGTTCGCCCCGAAAATGCACCCGGCCATGAAACACGCCGCTCCGGTGCGCCGCGAACTCGGCATCCGCACCATCTTCAACATGCTCGGCCCCCTCACCAACCCGGCCAACGCCCGGGGACAAATCCTGGGCGTGTTTTCGGCCGAACTGACCGAACCGTTTGCGCGCGTTCTCGCTGCGCTCGGCAGCCGGCGCGCGTTCATTGTCCACGGCAATGACGGTCTGGATGAAATAACCGTCACCACCACCACCCGCATCACCGAGCTCAACAACGGCAGAATCAGCACCTATGAGTTCGATCCTTTGCCGTTTATCGGCGAGTATTTCCCGGCGGGGACGCTGGCCGGCGGAGACCCGGCCAAAAACGCCGCCATCCTGCGCTGCGTGCTGGCGGGCGAAGAGGGGCCGGCGAGGGAAATCGTTTTGTTAAACGCCGCCGCCGGCATCGCGGCGGGCGGACATGCGGAAACAATTGAAAAAGGATATCTGCTCGCCCGCAAATCAATTGACGAGGGCCGGGCGCAAAAAGCGCTGGACGCCATGCGCGAAAATCTCGCTTAA